The nucleotide sequence GAGAGGAGCCACTATAGTTTGTAGTAAGTGGCTCTCCCTTTGCCCTGTTTTTTGATAAGATCTTGGTCCACCATTTCAGTGAGAATTTCGTAAGTTTTGGTGTTTTTCAATCCTAATAAGTTACTAGCCTCTTTCCTTGAGATTTTTCCTTTTTCAAGTAAGTATAAAAGGATGGTTTGTTTTTCTTTCTCTAATCGTTCGTAATCGTTCGTGATCCTGTCTTATTGATTGGTCTTGCTCAATGCGTTCCTTTGAGGATGCGGTTATCTGTGGTCGAATAAATTCAATGTCAAAATAGTCATTCTTCTCTTGGATTTTTGGGGACTGAAGCCCATAGCTTTTACAAGC is from Echinicola marina and encodes:
- a CDS encoding ATP-binding protein — protein: MGIYDDIVNIVSPGSLPNNITMDDIFNGRSEVRNRVLANVFKELGLIEQWGSGINRIINACKSYGLQSPKIQEKNDYFDIEFIRPQITASSKERIEQDQSIRQDHERLRTIRERKTNHPFILT